In the Phaseolus vulgaris cultivar G19833 chromosome 7, P. vulgaris v2.0, whole genome shotgun sequence genome, one interval contains:
- the LOC137829268 gene encoding uncharacterized protein, translating into MQPEESIVVVQKRFTHIVNHLTELGKEFDREELNIKVLKCLDRSWQPKVTTISESRDLLKLSTAALFGKLMEHELELKRLKEQETVERKPKGLALKASEQNEINEEKKDVEHDETINLLTKRFSRFLKKKSRDRNQQKRRYPKPNESNSSNYTCFGCGKTGHIKMDCSNNQSKDKSASKKVERSKGRRAYILWEENEVSSTSSSSTESEENNLCFMVKDEGSISNSVSEFSMESDNYDQLIVAFKETHDEANRLVVICSKLQKGRENLESLLGSQNVVFNKNGIGYNPGNVTNVKKLQVFLFQQNQKGSKRNQWYLDSGCSKHMTGDLTKFTSLKLKAEGHVTYGDNNRGRILGRGTVGTGNSTTIENVFYVEELKHSLLSISQLYDKGYKVNFKSNGCTISSDSSSKVLFTGKRVNNIYLLDIMETNSSNECLLSRSDESWLWHRRLAQIHINHLNKLKSKDLVSGLPNIKFKDNRLCDACVKDAVYTAAYVLNKTIIRPILKKTPYELYKGRKLDGGGPSTLKEGHPQRPLGPTTKAMTKRLDEDWNKATDGGKPIYTYSKKAHQA; encoded by the exons atgcaacccgaggaaagcattgttgttgtgcagaaaaggttcactcatattgtgaatcaccttacTGAATTGGGAaaggaatttgacagagaggaactcaacataaaagtgctgaagtgcctcgacagaagttGGCAACCCAAGGTGACTACCATATCAGAAAGTCGTGATCTGTTAAAGTTGTCAACTGCTGCACTCTTTGGGAAattaatggagcatgagctggAGCTCAAGAGACTTAAAGAGCAAGAAACAGTGGAAAGAAAACCCAAGggacttgcactgaaagcaagtgAACAAAATGAGATCAATGAGGAAAAAAAAGATGTTGAACATGATGAAACAATCAACTTACTTACAAAGAGGTTCAGCAGATTCCTGAAGAAGAAAAGCAGAGATAGGAACcaacagaaaagaaggtatcctaaacctaatgaatcaaattcctctaactacacttgctttggttgtggtaaaACAGGGCACATCAAAATGGATTGTTCGAacaatcaatcaaaggacaaatctgccagcaagaaggTTGAAAGGAGCAAGGGGAGAAGAGCTTACATTTTGTGGGAAGAGaatgaagtatcttcaaccagcagctcttcaactgaGAGTGAGGAAAACAAtctgtgcttcatggtgaaagATGAAGGGTCAATCTCTAATTCAGTAAGTGAATTCTCTATGGAATCTGATAATTATGATCAATTGATTGTTGCTttcaaagaaacacatgatgaagcaaataggctagTTGTAATATGCAGTaagttgcaaaag ggaagagaaaatcttgagtctctccttggttcacagaatgttgttttcaacAAGAATGGTATTGGTTATAaccctggaaatgtaaccaatgtcaaaaagcttcaagtttttttgttccagcaaaatcag AAAGGAAGCAAGAGAAatcaatggtacttggacagtggttgttccaaacatatgactggagatctgacaaaattcactagcttgaagctcaaggcagagggacatgtaacctatggtgataataaccgtgGAAGAATTCTGGGcagaggcactgttggaactgggaattcaaccactattgagaatgtgttTTATGTAGAAGAACTCAAGCATAGCCTTCTCAGTATCAGTCAACTTtatgacaaaggatacaaagtgaacttcaagtcaaatggctgcacaatctcaagtgacTCCTCTAGTAAGgtgttgtttactggtaagagagtgaataacatatatctcttggatatcatggaaactaattcttcaaatgagtgtttactgtctagaagtgatgagtcttggctgtggcataggaggtTAGCTCAGATACACATtaatcacttaaataaattgaaatctaaagatcttgtttctggtttacctaacattaaatttaagGATAACAGGctctgtgatgcttgtgtgaaag atgcagtttatactgcagcttatgtgttaaaCAAAACCATAATTAGAcccattcttaagaaaactccatatgaattgtataagggcaggaaacttgatggaggagggccaagcacctTAAAAGAAGGTCACCCACAAAGACCTCTAGGACCAACCACAAAAGCCATGACTAAAAGACTTGATGAAGATTGGAACAAGGCCACGGATGGAGGGAAACCTATCTATACATATTCCAAGAAAGCCCATCAAGCGTAG